Proteins encoded in a region of the Loxodonta africana isolate mLoxAfr1 chromosome 22, mLoxAfr1.hap2, whole genome shotgun sequence genome:
- the LOC100674867 gene encoding olfactory receptor 5W2-like, giving the protein MDGENCSSLTEFHLLGITNNPVIKAAIFIMFQVVYIIILVANLGMIILITMDSQLQTPMYFFLSHLSFCDLYYSTAIGPKMLVDLLAKDKLISFYGCALQFFIFCIFGDSECLLLAVMAFGRYKAISNPLLYTVNMSSRVCSVLTAGVYLVSMVDAWIHTTLTFHLCFCGSKEINHFFCDLPPLFLLSCSDIQGNELALFTVFGFIELSTISGILISYCYIILSVLKIHSAEGRFKAFSTCSSHLTAVAVFQGTLLFMYFWPSSAYSPDQDKITSLFYTLVIPMLNRLIYSLRNKDVKGALEKLKNKRWF; this is encoded by the coding sequence atggaTGGAGAAAATTGCTCCTCTTTGACTGAATTCCACCTCTTAGGAATTACTAATAACCCTGTGATCAAAGCAGCCATATTCATCATGTTTCAGGTTGTTTACATCATTATTCTTGTGGCAAATCTTGGAATGATCATTTTAATTACAATGGACTCCCAGCTTCAAACAccaatgtactttttcctcagccacctctccTTCTGTGACCTCTACTATTCCACAGCAATTGGGCCCAAGATGCTGGTGGACCTCTTAGCCAAAGACAAGTTGATTTCATTCTATGGCTGTGCTCTGCAATTCttcatcttctgtatctttggaGATTCTGAGTGTCTCCTGCTGGCAGTGATGGCCTTTGGTAGGTACAAGGCCATAAGCAACCCCTTGCTCTATACAGTCAACATGTCCAGCAGGGTGTGCTCCGTGCTCACGGCTGGGGTTTACCTGGTGAGCATGGTGGATGCTTGGATACATACAACCCTAACTTTCCACTTATGTTTCTGTGGGTCAAAAGAAAttaatcatttcttctgtgatttACCTCCacttttcctcctttcctgttcTGATATTCAGGGCAATGAGTTGGCATTATTCACTGTTTTTGGCTTCATTGAACTGAGTACCATTTCAGGGATTCTTATCTCTTACTGTTACATCATTCTCTCAGTCTTAAAAATCCACTCAGCTGAGGGAAGGTTCAAAGCTTTCTCCACCTGCAGCTCTCACTTAACGGCTGTTGCAGTTTTCCAGGGAACCCTACTCTTTATGTATTTCTGGCCAAGTTCTGCCTACTCTCCAGATCAAGATAAAATTACCTCTTTGTTTTACACCCTTGTGATTCCCATGTTAAATCGGCTGATATACAGCCTAAGAAATAAAGACGTGAAAGGGGCTCtggaaaaactgaaaaataaaagatggttttaa
- the LOC100663767 gene encoding olfactory receptor-like protein OLF1, with the protein MELIEGNYTLVTEFVLLGFPACPELQIVLFLVFLMLYGVILMGNIGLIMLIRIDSRLQTPMYFFLSNLSFVDLCYSSVIVPKMLVNFLSENKSISYYGCALQFYFFCTFADTESFILAAMAYDRYVAICNPLLYTVVMSRDTCVWLIVLSYIGGNISSLVHTSFAFILKYCDKNVINHFFCDLPPLLKLSCTDTSVNEWLLSTYGSSMEIICFIIIVIAYYFILLSVLKTRSSSGRKKAFSTCASHLTSVVIYQGTLLFIYSRPSSLYSPNANKIISMFYTIVIPVLNPLIYGLRNKDVKDAAKKALRSKTDS; encoded by the coding sequence atggAACTGATAGAAGGAAACTACACCTTGGTGACTGAATTTGTTCTATTAGGCTTTCCAGCATGCCCTGAACTGCAGATTGTCCTATTCCTGGTGTTTCTGATGTTGTATGGTGTGATTCTAATGGGGAACATTGGCTTGATAATGTTAATCAGAATAGATTCCCGTCTTCAAAcccccatgtatttttttctcagtaaCCTATCCTTTGTAGACCTTTGTTATTCCTCAGTCATTGTTCCCAAAATGCTGGTCAACTTCCTCTCAGAGAACAAATCCATTTCCTATTATGGCTGTGCCCTGCAGTTCTATTTTTTCTGTACTTTTGCAGATACAGAATCCTTTATCTTGGCtgccatggcctatgatcgctatgtCGCCATCTGTAACCCTTTGCTGTATACAGTTGTGATGTCCCGGGACACCTGTGTATGGCTGATTGTCTTGTCCTATATTGGTGGCAACATAAGCTCCCTGGTTCATACATCCTTTGCCTTTATTCTGAAATACTGTGACAAAAATGTGattaatcactttttctgtgacctCCCTCCACTGCTTAAGCTCTCCTGCACAGACACCTCAGTTAATGAGTGGCTCCTCTCCACATATGGCAGCTCCATGGAAATCATCTGCTTCATCATCATTGTTATCGCCTACTATTTCATTCTTCTCTCAGTCTTAAAGACTCGCTCTTCCAGTGGgaggaagaaagccttctccACATGTGCCTCTCACCTGACTTCTGTGGTCATTTATCAGGGGACTCTACTGTTTATTTACTCAAGGCCCAGCTCCCTGTATTCTCCCAACGCTAATAAAATCATCTCGATGTTCTACACCATTGTCATCCCAGTGCTAAATCCACTGATTTACGGtttgagaaacaaagatgtaaaagatgcAGCTAAGAAAGCTCTAAGATCAAAGACAGATTCCTAA